One genomic segment of Oncorhynchus kisutch isolate 150728-3 linkage group LG15, Okis_V2, whole genome shotgun sequence includes these proteins:
- the LOC109905520 gene encoding T-cell surface glycoprotein CD3 epsilon chain isoform X2, which yields MNRAGVYGGLVFLLLIVTTVEGNGYVSFWRTTVTMTCPGKGQWYEDTVQMEENGNKELTKNYDENKRVYHCVYDDEFKEKTNYQFYIKGKVCKDCYELNPPLVAGAIIGDLLVTGGVILIVYLRARKKSGPAAPQKPTSRSAGRGPPVVPSPDYEPLSLATRSRDIYATHRTG from the exons ATGAACAGAGCTGGCGTTTATGGCGGgcttgtcttcctcctcctcatcgtgACTACTGTGGAGGGTAACG GATATGTGTCATTCTGGAGAACTACAGTCACAATGACCTGTCCTGGTAAAGGACAATGGTATGAAGACACCGTCCAAATGGAGGAGAACGGAAATAAAGAATTAACAAAGAATTATGATGAAAACAAAAGAGTTTACCACTGTGTATATGACGATGAGTTTAAGGAAAAAACTAACTATCAGTTTTACATTAAAGGAAAGG TGTGTAAGGACTGCTATGAGCTGAATCCGCCTCTGGTTGCCGGGGCCATCATTGGGGACCTGCTGGTGACAGGAGGGGTCATCCTCATTGTGTATCTCAGGGCTCGGAAGAAGTCTGGACCTGCTGCACCCCAAAAAC CCACTTCCCGCTCAGCAGGCCGTGGCCCACCAGTGGTGCCAAGTCCTGACTATGAG CCCCTTAGTCTGGCAACCCGCAGCAGAGATATCTACGCTACCCACAGGACTGGGTAA
- the LOC109905520 gene encoding T-cell surface glycoprotein CD3 epsilon chain isoform X1, whose translation MNRAGVYGGLVFLLLIVTTVEGNGKGYVSFWRTTVTMTCPGKGQWYEDTVQMEENGNKELTKNYDENKRVYHCVYDDEFKEKTNYQFYIKGKVCKDCYELNPPLVAGAIIGDLLVTGGVILIVYLRARKKSGPAAPQKPTSRSAGRGPPVVPSPDYEPLSLATRSRDIYATHRTG comes from the exons ATGAACAGAGCTGGCGTTTATGGCGGgcttgtcttcctcctcctcatcgtgACTACTGTGGAGGGTAACGGTAA agGATATGTGTCATTCTGGAGAACTACAGTCACAATGACCTGTCCTGGTAAAGGACAATGGTATGAAGACACCGTCCAAATGGAGGAGAACGGAAATAAAGAATTAACAAAGAATTATGATGAAAACAAAAGAGTTTACCACTGTGTATATGACGATGAGTTTAAGGAAAAAACTAACTATCAGTTTTACATTAAAGGAAAGG TGTGTAAGGACTGCTATGAGCTGAATCCGCCTCTGGTTGCCGGGGCCATCATTGGGGACCTGCTGGTGACAGGAGGGGTCATCCTCATTGTGTATCTCAGGGCTCGGAAGAAGTCTGGACCTGCTGCACCCCAAAAAC CCACTTCCCGCTCAGCAGGCCGTGGCCCACCAGTGGTGCCAAGTCCTGACTATGAG CCCCTTAGTCTGGCAACCCGCAGCAGAGATATCTACGCTACCCACAGGACTGGGTAA